One window of the Shewanella maritima genome contains the following:
- a CDS encoding TetR/AcrR family transcriptional regulator, translated as MTSTDLRPKQKRSQQTHDKFLKALRSALESKYFEHISIKELAEGAGVSVGTFYRRFENKEALLPLLYDDFGAELEAWVCEMEQQAQASQSQQTLAQFVLWLTDQTATFLLERKSVFRTIHLNARLHGNNLFTDPNLDRATTYRRISLLFAGKLSQASVDPTSEDARIELLKACDMAVYMLVNGLLDQILYPTLTPAIASDLPLEQFVQQLSTMLTRYLAQP; from the coding sequence ATGACATCAACCGATCTTCGCCCTAAGCAAAAACGTAGCCAGCAGACTCACGATAAGTTTTTGAAAGCGCTGCGCAGCGCGCTTGAAAGTAAGTACTTTGAGCATATTAGTATTAAGGAGCTTGCTGAAGGAGCAGGGGTGTCGGTTGGCACCTTTTATCGTCGTTTTGAAAACAAAGAAGCCTTGTTGCCGCTGCTTTATGACGATTTTGGTGCTGAGCTTGAAGCTTGGGTTTGCGAAATGGAGCAACAAGCTCAAGCCTCGCAAAGTCAACAAACTTTAGCGCAATTTGTTTTATGGTTAACCGATCAGACTGCGACATTTCTACTTGAGCGCAAAAGCGTATTTCGAACCATACATTTAAACGCGCGTCTACATGGGAATAACCTGTTTACCGACCCTAATCTAGATAGGGCGACTACCTACCGCAGAATATCGTTGTTATTTGCAGGCAAGCTATCTCAAGCATCGGTCGATCCGACAAGTGAAGATGCAAGAATAGAGTTGCTTAAAGCCTGTGATATGGCAGTTTATATGTTGGTGAATGGACTGCTCGATCAAATTCTCTATCCGACCTTAACACCTGCGATTGCCAGCGACTTGCCACTAGAGCAATTTGTGCAACAATTATCGACTATGCTTACACGCTATCTTGCTCAGCCCTAA